The sequence below is a genomic window from Salicibibacter cibarius.
GAACGATCCGTACTTGTCAACGAGGGAAAAGCGCAAGAAAGCTAGTAAACTTAGGGCCGACGTAACCGCAGCCGATGCGGCAGGGATGCGTTATATTACACGCCTAACCACCGATTTACAGGCAGGCGATGCGTAATGGCTATGGACTTACAGGCAACGATAAGGCTAGTAGATGAGTTTTCCAAACCGATGCAGGATGCGGAGAAAGCAACGGAAGATTTTAAAAAGACCGCAAGCAGCCTGGATGACCTACAAAACACGCTAAGCAATATCGGCGGTTCACTGACGAAAAACGTAACAGCGCCGTTGGTTGGACTTGGCAGCGCCGCCTTTTACGCCGCAGACGATATGCAATCAGCCATGCGTGATATCCAAGTACAAACCGGCGCAACTGGCGACGAGTTAGATACACTAGAGGAAGACTTCCGCGAGGTGTTTACGTCAATTCCGACTGGTAGCGAAGAAGCGTCGAGCGCCCTTGCGGCGTTGCATGGCGCAACAGAAACAACCGGCGACGAATTACAGGACATTACAACGCATGTTTTAGAAGCTAGCCGCATGATGGGCGAAGACGGCGCACAAAATGCTGAATCATTTGCAGAAGCGATGAATCAATGGCAAGTTGAATCAGCCGATGCGCCGGACACATTAGATAGCATTTATGCTGCAACACAAGGCACGACCGTTGGATTTGGCGAATTAATTGGACATTTAACGGAATATGGTTCCGTACTCAACAACGCCGGCTATGACATGGAAGAAGCAGCAGGATTCATGACTGAACTTGAACGGCAAGGTATCAGCATAAGCCGAGTTATGCCGGGTCTTAATATGGCCTTCCGAAATTGGGCTGACGAAGGTAAGGATTTAACAAGCGAACTTGAAAACACATTTGACGCAATGCAACAAGCTGAATCGGATTCCGAGGCTTTAGCTATTGCGATGGACACATTCGGAGTCGAAGGCTCGCAACGATTAACAACCGCCGTTAGAAATGGTGAAATTGCGGTCGATGACCTTACAGAAGCGATGGACGGAGCAGAAGGGTCAATAATGGACGCCGCGGACGGAAATTATACGTTTGCGGAAGCTATGAGTTTATTAGGCAACAAGACCATGGCTGCAGCCGAACCGTTGGGCAATGTATTAGTCGATCTGCTCGATGACGCGATGCCATATATTGAAGATGCCGTTGATTGGGTAGTTGAACTTGCCGATTCATTTCGCGATCTTGACGGCGACACCAAAGAGTTGATTGGGCAAATCGGTTTGTTTGCCGCAGCATTAGGACCGGCGATACTTGCGGTCAACGGGTTGATTAGCGTCATACGTACGGCTAGGACGGTATTCTTAGCGTTTAATGCCGTGCTACTTAAAAACCCGATCGGGCTGGTTGTGACGGCTATAGCTGGGCTTATATACGCAGGTTATCAACTTATTACAAATTGGGAAGAAATAACGGAAAGTATTACAAATTTCTTCAGCGAACTAGCGGAAGGCGAGGGCATGATTGCCGCGTTTGCCCAGGCTTTCGAAAGAAACTTCGAAACCATTTTCACGGTTGTAGAGGAAACGTGGGGTTTTATCACCCGGTCATTTAGCCGAGGGATTGAATTTATTGCCGCTTTATTAGAGGGCGACCTTGACGAGGCTTTTAATATAGCAGGCGAACAGTTCCGGGATTTTGAAGAGACAACAGATATTATTTGGCAGGAAATCCAAGACCATTTTGACGAATATTTGAACGAAATCCTGCCGACGTTTGAAGAGGCTTGGGAAAGTTTGAAAATTGTTGCGGGTGAATTATGGGAAGAAATAAAACAAGCGATAGTCGAAAAACTGGAAGAAATGGTTGATGAATTACCTGAATATATGGAATTGTTAGGCGATAAGATTATTGATCGACTCCTTGAAATGAAGGAATCAGCGAAAGAAGGTTGGGAAAATTTCAAGCAGGCGGCTGATGAAAAAATTGCCGAAATGATCGACTCAATTCCGGAATTATTCCGAACAATGAAAGACGACGGCCTTGCCGTGATTGCCGAAATGGCAACGGGCGGTATCGTTAGATTTGACGACATGGAAGGTGGCATTACTAGCACGACAGGTAGCCTTGTAGGAACCGTTATTAGCGGATTTGCCAATATGGCCCAGGACGTCGTAGACGAGTTGATCTCCTTTGAGGGGATGGCCTTAGGCGTTTTTAAGGACATTGATATTGGTGCCAGCGAGTCTATGCAATCGTTAAAAAATACGATTTCCGAAATTTGGACCGACATCAAGAATAGCTTTGCGGACGGCGTAAACAGTCTTATCGGCGACATTAACAGCCTTATAGACTCGTTTAACAGTTTAGGCGACACACGGGTTGGGAGCGCCTTGATTGGCGGTGTGTTTTCTGACGGCATCCCCAACATCCCTGAAATGGATGGCGGCACAACGAGTGCCTCGCCACAAGCAGGCGGCAGCAGCCCCGGCGGCGCCTACCACGGTCTTGACCGCGTACCTCGTAATGGCGGCATGTACCGATTGCACCGAAATGAGGCTGTTCTACCACGCAATGAGGCGGCAGCTTATCGCGCCGGTCGATCAGGCGGCGGAAGTGGCGGCGCAGGCGATGGCGGCGTGACTGTTAATATCAACGGCGGTAACTACAATGTACGTCAACAAAGCGACATTGATGCCATCGGTGATTCAATCGCTAAACAAATTAATTCGTCAATTAAAGGTGGCGCGTTAGCACACGGCTAGCGGTTACGACCAACGTGCGGCAACTTGTCGTCGGTTTTCCGGCGAGGTTGTCGCCTTTTTTTTTGTGCTTGAGGATCGACCTGTGGCGCAATTAGATTGAGGTAGGAGGATAAGTGTGCATGTAATTACGAAATTTGGTGCTTGTATTTCCGCGAAACTCCGTGTATTATAGTGGTAATAACTAAGCCGCTAAGGGCTTCGATGATTGTTCGTATATTTTACCTTGATATGAACGCTAAAACAGGCGAGAACTGGCGAAAGTAGCACCTTGAAAACCGCCAGGGGGTTAACGCCCCGCGGGGGTTCGAATCCCTCCTCCTCCGCCATACTTAAAAACGACCGTCCTCCCCTGGGCAATATTGGGGGAGGGCTTTTTATTATTTATGAGAGGGCATGATAAAATGAAGAAATTTTCGCAATTTATAACGGGGAGCGCTTTTATTTTACTTATCTCAGGATGTTTTGGAACTGAAGAATTTACAATGCCTTCTGAAATAATGGACTACAGTCCCTATGACATTGAAGAATTAGGTGGAGAGTTAGAAGAGCAGGCTGCTGAATCAGAAGAAGAAGTAGAAATAATTGAAAATGATGACGGTTCTTTAACCATTGAAACAGAAGAAGGTGATTATGAATTAATGGCACATGAAGATGGTTCTTTAACGGTTACAATGTCAGCTTCTCGACATCAAGAGCAATTAAACAACTATGAAGAGATGATTGAGGAAGAGATCCAGCAAATTAGAAATAGTGAAGAAGCTGTCTTTATTGAAGATGTACAGACGAATGAAACTTTTTCTGAATATACATTGTTGGTGGATCAAGAATTATATGAAAATCTGGAAAGAGACTCAGAACTTGTGCTCGAAGTATTACAATTGTTTGCGCATGGATTTACACATCAAGTTTTAGACGGTGTTGATAAAGAAGATTATGAGATAACACTACTTGTAAAGGATAAGGATACCCGGGATGTTCTTGACGAATACGATTTTAGTGAGGAAATGTTCGAAGATGGATGAATGCATTACAATAAAAGGAAGTTCGCACCTGTTGGGAGTGGAGAAAATGAAACAGGTATTATTAGGAATAATCATGTTGGGATTGTTAGGGGGCTGCCAGATGGGTCAAGAGGATTCACAAGGGTATGGAGGTCAGCAAGAAGAGGAAGAAACTGTAGATGTGCGGGCGTTACAAGATGAGTACACCCGTGACCACTTAGTCTCCACGGAACAGACGGAAGATGGGTTCTACACGATGGAAGGCGATTCGGGGAAGTTTCGCATGTTGTTTCCAGAGGATGCTGTTCTATCTCAGGACATGCATAGACTTGAAAAAGGGGTCGGAGAAGACATGCGATTTACTGACCCTGTTGAAGGAGAGAACAGGCGTTATTTTGTATCGATTCGTTATCAGGACGGTATTAGCATAGAACATTCAGACAGATGGGTTGAATCTTTTAGTGATAGTGTAAATTTTGAAGGAGAGCTGGAAATTAAGGAAGATGAAGATAAACGTATTTACTTTGGAAAATCAGTTTATGAACTAGAATACACTGAAGGTGCTTCCCACGTCTATTTTGCGTATATTTTTTCCAGACAAAGTGATCAAGCATTACGAATGCAGTACAGGGTTAGTTGTGAAGGAGAGAACTGTGAAGAGGATATGGACTTTGATCGAGAAGAAGCGTTTTCCTCAAAGCTAATGGATTCAATAGAATTTCAACACTCATAGGAGGATGACATGGGAAGAGGGGATCAAGAAACTTTGCGTATTCGGCTGGCAGAATTAGATTACCGAATACAAAACGAGGATGGTTTAACAGATGAGGACATCATTGATGAAGTTAAACGAATCCACGTAGAAGAGACAGGGAGACCATTGAATGAAGTGGGACTTTTCCATATGAAGAAAGATCAGGAAAACCACGGTTATTCAACAGATGCTAATGGAACGTCGTTTCAATTGACACTAGAAACGGAAGATGGCAAAAGACAAGAAGATATTTATGTTGTTTCTACAGGTACACTGACAGATGAGGATTGGTGGTATAACGTGTTGGGGATCGGGGTTGGCAGTGGAGGTATGAATCAAGCTCTGGAAACGGATGCTTTCACCAAGGACGCCCTTCTATACCATGGAGCGAACGAACAGACAAACGTTTATGGCATTGGTCATTCCCAAGCCCATAACCATTTAGTCAATGTACAGTTAAATAATCAGCATTTTGATGACGTATACACCTATAATGGAGCGCAAACCAACGTTTATCAACTTTTGCAAGAAGATGAGGATTTTGAAGAAGAAGTTCGTGGGAAATTTAATATCTTCTCTCAAGACCGAGATGTCTTCCGCTCCATCAATCCTGATGAATTGGAAGCATTTGCCAAAGACTATTACGGGGATCATTCCGACAGCATCCATCACACCCGTTCCACCAGTGATATTCTATACGCGATTGATCATCTTCCCGGGTCGTTTGAATTGGGCAATGTGGAAGAGGTGCGAACAGATAGCGATCATGCCGGATTCTCGGATGCGATCGCGTCTGTTCTCCAAGAAGATCTTCAGGCATTAAGCGATTTTTTGGTTCCGTTCGGAGAAGCATATAAGGAAGATGGAAGCCAGGGGGTCATAGATATGTCGGTTGAAAACGCGTTGGGTTTTTATCTAAACCTAGAGGATAGTAATCTTGATTTTACGAAGGCTAGAGAGGCATCGATTGTCATCGTGGAAGAATTGGAGAACGCGAACTATCTATCTGAAACTGAGGCAAGAGAAACGGCAAGAGATTTAAACGTAATATTCAATACAATTGAGAATGTGTACGATCATGCTATTGAACGACGCCATGAACAAGATAGTGATGGGTTCCTGGATGATATTAATAATTTCGCTGAAAATCTCTTTATTGATTTATTTCAAGGAGGGGGGAGCTACAAGATTATTTTAGAAAGACGACTCGAAAACCTCATGGATACGTTTGAAGGCTTAGGGGACACCATCCTCGAACATCATGGACTTGAAGCCTTGCTAAATGAACAAGCGGATGATGGCATGACCTACAAAGATAATGAACTATATTTAACCGGTAGCGATGGGTCCGGCAACAAAATCGTGCTCAACCTATCCGCCACGCTAGATGCATATAGCAGTGGCATGCGGCTTTTGGATGAACAAAAAGAATAGCTGGATCGCTATTTGGAGGCGGTGGAGCGAGAATATGTCGAGGATTATGAAGAGCGAAAAACAATAATCATCAATAGCATGAATATGATGGAATCGAGTCCAAGCTCCTATCAAGATCTGCTCCCGGATGGTCGGAACGCCCATGTCACCCGTTTGAAGTTCCATGATTCTTTCGAGTCTCTCGTTGGCGTGCCGCAGGAGGGGGTCGTAATGCTTGTGAACAAGCAGCAAGAAGAGTTGCGGGAGACGATCAAGCAGATGAAAGAAGGGGTCGAGAAGCTATTCGATGAAGATTTTAACGTGAGTCAAATGTTCCATCACTTAGGGGGGTGATCGCCAATGTTGGATATGGAAAATACCTTGACGTACAGTAGCGAGTATACATTTTCCCAAGATCAGGGCCTTGAATATAAAAGTCAGACCGTGCAAGCGCCTCTCTTGGAAATGATCGAAACGTTCAATGCTTTGAACCAGGGCATCGAAAACAGCTTAGCGTCGAGCGAAAGCAAAACCATAAAGGAGGCAGTCGAGAAGATTAAAAAGGAAACGACCCAAGGTCAGCAAAGCATCCAAGCGGTCATCGATGAGCTCATCCGCTTTGACCGGCAATTTCAAACGAAAGTGACTGATATGAACACACAGCCGTTTGTCATCACTTATATTGATGTTTCGGACTAGTACAACGTATCATAAATTCTTTCCCAGAATAAAAGTTCGGAAATGATATCAAAAATTGGTGTTATTTGACTCTCCTCGATGGTTGATTTTACCATATGGGTAGAAAATACTATCTGGGAGAGGGGCCCATAAAGTTGTTATTTACGTTTGACGCGAGTACCGAACAATGCCAAAAATTAGCCAACCTCCTTCGCAGTGGAAAGACCGAGGTTCGTATTCAATTCCGCGCTCAAATCATTTGGTCTCTAGCTGTTCTGGGCCAAAGCATAGCTAAGGTGGCACGCCAGCAACAGACATCGAAAAAGACGGTACGTAAATGGCGAGATCGGTTTATGTCTGATGGTGTTGAGGGCTTGCGTGATCAACCCCGGCCTGGTGCACCGCCGACATATACGATCGAAGAACGGTGTGAAGTCATCGCGATCGTCTGCGACGCCCCCAAACATTACGGGTTTGGGGAACGCCCTCAATGGACGCTCGATCTATTGGTAGAAACCATCAAAGCTGAACACGATTTGAAACCCATGAGCCGTTCGAGTATCCATCGAACGTTGATCCACAATGATCTCAAACCGCACAAGTTCCAAATGTGGCTTCACAGCAAGGATCCACACTTCAAGGAAAAAGTGAATTCGATCGTGTCTTTATACTTGAATCCGCCCGCAGATACCCGCGTGCTTTGTATCGACGAGAAAACGGGGATACAAGCCCTGGAGCGAAAATATGAAACGAAACGTCCAAAACCTGGCGTCACCGGACGGTTCGAACATGAATACATGCGTCACGGGACACAATCGTTATTCGCCAGTTTCGATATTCAAACCGGGGAAGTATTTGCTCAATGCCGTTCCGGACGGAAAGCGGAAGATATTCAAGCCTTTATGGAAGATCTGGCCGAGCATTACCAAGATGACACCAACATCACTGTGATCTGGGATAATCTCAACATCCATTATGACGGACCAACTCAACGGTGGACAACCTTCAACCAAGGCCACGCCAACACATTCACATTTGTCTATACGCCGATTCATGCGTCGTGGATGAATCAAATCGAAATTTTCTTTTCCATCTTGCAAAGACGCTGTTTGAAACATGCCAGTTTTCATTCTGTCCAAGATTTGGCTGAAAAGGTCATGGCTTTCATTCATCGCTGGAATGAAACCGATGGCCACCCATTCGAATGGACGTTTAAAGGCTATCCTATGCAAAATGCGGAAAAGGAGGCGGCTTAAATGGTTGAACCTATCATGAGTGCAGCCAAGTCAACGCTTAAGGATGCCCTTCATGAGCAAGGGTTTACCCACCTTAATGTTCGAACGCATGGCCCTCATCTTGTTATCTATTCTGAGGAAGACGGAGAAAAGGTCAATCGCGCGAGATTGACACGATTCAATGATCAGACGTATGAACTAAGCATGAGCAATCATCGCGGAAAATGGGAAGCAACCCCTTTTTCCGGTACAATGGCTGAAATGCTCACCTTACTAACCAAACAATTTCCGTTTACACTCACCGAATGGTAAACCGAACCAGGGAAGGAATTTCTGGAATAGAGTACTAGCCCCTGAGGCGGTGCAGTATTCATCGTAAAATCTACACAGACCACTTGAGAAGCAAGGGTCTTTTTTTAGTGTGCTCTGCAGTCACACGATCTAGGTGGTTGAAATCCATCCGGTAACTTGCCCTTTTGAAGTGCCGTAGCCGAAGCAACGGCCT
It includes:
- a CDS encoding phage tail tape measure protein, encoding MAMDLQATIRLVDEFSKPMQDAEKATEDFKKTASSLDDLQNTLSNIGGSLTKNVTAPLVGLGSAAFYAADDMQSAMRDIQVQTGATGDELDTLEEDFREVFTSIPTGSEEASSALAALHGATETTGDELQDITTHVLEASRMMGEDGAQNAESFAEAMNQWQVESADAPDTLDSIYAATQGTTVGFGELIGHLTEYGSVLNNAGYDMEEAAGFMTELERQGISISRVMPGLNMAFRNWADEGKDLTSELENTFDAMQQAESDSEALAIAMDTFGVEGSQRLTTAVRNGEIAVDDLTEAMDGAEGSIMDAADGNYTFAEAMSLLGNKTMAAAEPLGNVLVDLLDDAMPYIEDAVDWVVELADSFRDLDGDTKELIGQIGLFAAALGPAILAVNGLISVIRTARTVFLAFNAVLLKNPIGLVVTAIAGLIYAGYQLITNWEEITESITNFFSELAEGEGMIAAFAQAFERNFETIFTVVEETWGFITRSFSRGIEFIAALLEGDLDEAFNIAGEQFRDFEETTDIIWQEIQDHFDEYLNEILPTFEEAWESLKIVAGELWEEIKQAIVEKLEEMVDELPEYMELLGDKIIDRLLEMKESAKEGWENFKQAADEKIAEMIDSIPELFRTMKDDGLAVIAEMATGGIVRFDDMEGGITSTTGSLVGTVISGFANMAQDVVDELISFEGMALGVFKDIDIGASESMQSLKNTISEIWTDIKNSFADGVNSLIGDINSLIDSFNSLGDTRVGSALIGGVFSDGIPNIPEMDGGTTSASPQAGGSSPGGAYHGLDRVPRNGGMYRLHRNEAVLPRNEAAAYRAGRSGGGSGGAGDGGVTVNINGGNYNVRQQSDIDAIGDSIAKQINSSIKGGALAHG
- a CDS encoding DUF6792 domain-containing protein: MGRGDQETLRIRLAELDYRIQNEDGLTDEDIIDEVKRIHVEETGRPLNEVGLFHMKKDQENHGYSTDANGTSFQLTLETEDGKRQEDIYVVSTGTLTDEDWWYNVLGIGVGSGGMNQALETDAFTKDALLYHGANEQTNVYGIGHSQAHNHLVNVQLNNQHFDDVYTYNGAQTNVYQLLQEDEDFEEEVRGKFNIFSQDRDVFRSINPDELEAFAKDYYGDHSDSIHHTRSTSDILYAIDHLPGSFELGNVEEVRTDSDHAGFSDAIASVLQEDLQALSDFLVPFGEAYKEDGSQGVIDMSVENALGFYLNLEDSNLDFTKAREASIVIVEELENANYLSETEARETARDLNVIFNTIENVYDHAIERRHEQDSDGFLDDINNFAENLFIDLFQGGGSYKIILERRLENLMDTFEGLGDTILEHHGLEALLNEQADDGMTYKDNELYLTGSDGSGNKIVLNLSATLDAYSSGMRLLDEQKE
- a CDS encoding IS630 family transposase; the protein is MLFTFDASTEQCQKLANLLRSGKTEVRIQFRAQIIWSLAVLGQSIAKVARQQQTSKKTVRKWRDRFMSDGVEGLRDQPRPGAPPTYTIEERCEVIAIVCDAPKHYGFGERPQWTLDLLVETIKAEHDLKPMSRSSIHRTLIHNDLKPHKFQMWLHSKDPHFKEKVNSIVSLYLNPPADTRVLCIDEKTGIQALERKYETKRPKPGVTGRFEHEYMRHGTQSLFASFDIQTGEVFAQCRSGRKAEDIQAFMEDLAEHYQDDTNITVIWDNLNIHYDGPTQRWTTFNQGHANTFTFVYTPIHASWMNQIEIFFSILQRRCLKHASFHSVQDLAEKVMAFIHRWNETDGHPFEWTFKGYPMQNAEKEAA